TGGCGTgcgctttttcaaaattttcgagCATTTTTTCATATAGGGGTTGAACTCATCTTCTATATATTTGAGCATTCCAGACTATTTGCCGGCCATTTGCATGTACCCAATAGACTTTTACAAACGAAGTTTGATGTTTTCGTACATGTTGATTTTTGGGTATTTATTCCTTCGTATATTTACGGGATCCcggcaaaaatattttttttcattacaatTCGGCAGCAACAAATTCTGAACGCGCTCTGATTATTGTGACTAATTTAATAGTGTAAATGTATTTATGTAGTGTGACTCAGCAAAAGGTCGAACATGCTAGAGTTTTTGCCGCGGGTGTGTCAGCTTTCTATTTTCAGTCTAGCAACAgttctgtttttaaattttatcctACAAAATATAGGCCGGTTTTGGAAGAGGCtgagaaaaaaatgagaaaagtctAACAACAATCAGTCATTGATGAACTTTCTCGCGTGAGTTCTGCGCCACCAAGTTTTTTTAGTCTAAAATAATGTCCCATATGATGGCACACAAGAAAGTCATTCACAGCGATGATAAAATAAGATcgattaataaaaattactaTAATTTTATTCATAATCACAAGTTAGCTATACAGGCATTCAACTTTCCATTTTCGTACGCAAGATTAGAATTATACTTGAAATGGGAACATAGCTAACGCAAAGCAACGCTTGATTTAATCGTTCCGCAcacattaatttgaaaataaaattacaaaaaaaaaattttgggtgGACATTTCACTGAGGTCTTGGAGTACAAAAAATGCAACAGATTTTCTTGTGATGACCTAGTGAGGGGAAGTCCAATATAGAGAACGTAAAGTTCTTTATTTAGATCTGTGGTCACACtccttccatttttttcctttttccttccgcTCCTTCACCCTTTCCGTGCGATACCGATATACCTTCTCAGTCTAGTCAAGTCTAcctatttttttcaatgtttatttattttattttactttattttattttttgtctggcTTACTGGTTATTCGTATTCATGACTTCGCTCGTCATCGTGTCAATCTTTTGACATATAGCGCTAACCAATTTATCCCTGATTCACTTGAGCTTTATTCATTTTGTGGTATCATCTTCAATCACGATCAGTCCACACGTAATATTCatggaaaatgaaacaagagaTTTACAAATCGATATCCTTTACGTTACCCTATAGTCGTAGTAACATATTTTTAGATTAGAAAAGAATGTCGCGcaatattttaaacatttatctaATTTTGGAGTTGTGACAAATGAGGTCGTCAGTAGTCAGCACAGCAGTGCACGCTATTCTGTTGTGTGACACGTAGGCGAGAAGTTATGCCAGATATGCGCGGCTGCACCCTTTTTTGTCAGACCGCGACCCCCTCGCAGACTCGTGGCTGTTATTCATCATATTAGGATTAAAAAGCGTTCCAATTGTAAACAGTTTTAGTTGCTGGGAATTCACGATCTTTGCAATATAGCCTGATTTATTTATCTTTCATATCTAATAATATGGTATCAAACACAAAgaaaccagcagcaacagtcaACTTTTAACTCAGTTTATATAAATTAATGAATACATGTTCCAGATCTATTAGTTTTGGGATCAAATTAACACCCGGACGTATGTATTTCAAAGACCAGAGATAttgttctgcaaaataaaccTATTCAGAAAACTGAAATAGAACTCGTTAGTCTATTCTTTTTCCGACGTTTTGTGAAGATTCTAGAAGGATTAAGGAGACGCTAGCTTATACTAGAAGCTGTTAGACCTTGACTTTCTTTCTACTTTGGgcctttgctttttttttttttagatttctgatgttttcttgttctagttctatCTTCTTCTCACTCACTCACTCACGTtgtgccttttttttccctttcgctTTACCGTCTCGGGGTTGTGTTGAAATTTTATGTTGACTTTTGCCTCTAGTGCTCGGAAGCGTGGAGCTAGCAGCCAGCTGATTGGAGGATATTTTTGATGCTGTGAGGCAATTAGTTTGTTCTAACCCAAACTGCAGCAAAATGCCTGCGCTTGGCCACCTATTTAAGTGATAGCTCCGCGTCTTGCAATCATCAGTTGGTCGACTCTCAAGTCTTGAACACTCCAATTCCTCTACATATCCTCACTCTTCCGATAACTCTACTctaccaatttttaaaatgttgcaaCGACAAGTTCAAGCTAAGGTATATCACAAAAGTCAattggataatttttttaaattatttgctgTGCCCGGTGAAGATTTCTCACGTCTTATTGGATTATCTTATCTATAGATCTTCGCCAAGCGCAACCCAGAGGAAGAGCGCGAAGCTCAGGAATGGATCGAACAGATTTTGGGCGAAAAATTCCAGGCCCCCTACGAGGATGCTCTTCGTGACGGCCAAATCCTTTGTCATCTCATCAACAAATTGGCACCTGGCTCTGTCCCGAAGATCAACACATCCGGCGCCCAATTCAAGCTGATGGAGAATATccaaaagtaagaaaataatCGTAGACCAAACTGACTTTCAATGTCTGatgaatacaattttttccctTATTAGGTTTCAAAAGGCCATCATGGCGTACGGAGTCGCCGAACTAGATGTTTTCCAAACGGTTGATCTGTGGGAGAAGAAAGATATTTCTCAAATCACAACTACCATTTTCGCTCTAGGCAGAACGGTGAGTAGTATTCCAACCACCAATTTCATATCACACAAGTTTACATTATTGCCGAATGTTTTTGACCACCGACCGTTTGTTTGCCTTTCTATTTTCGTCACTAATAAATAGACATACAAGCACCCCGAGTGGCAAGGACCGTGGTTGGGCCCAAAACCCTCTGAGGAAAATAAACGTGAATTCTCCGATGACGTTATTGCGGCAGGCAAAACCGCTATTGGTCTCCAAGCTGGTACCAACAAAGGAGCTACTCAAGCTGGCCAGAACATGGGTGCCGGCAGGAAGATCATCCTGAACAAATAAATTAGCTCATAGTCAAGACGGACGCCTATTTTATTTGACTTTGTCTTTATCGGCATCACAGTTTAGGGGATTTCtttgttgcattttttaaatctttttgctttttttacaagtatttggagagaaaatcttaaaaaaaagatgtgttAATATCGTTAAGATATGGATCACATGGGAGGCGCATAAAGTTCCAGGAGCAATTTTAAGAaaggaagaagacgaaataATGCTGAGTttcagaaatttttatttgttatctgAATTATTGTCTGTCTGTGAATTAGATAGAATGGTAAACTGAAATCATTTATTGCTTGATAATACAATTTTTGAACACTCGAAGTCCTATCTacgtccattttttaaattttacaagaCACT
The sequence above is drawn from the Daphnia pulicaria isolate SC F1-1A chromosome 1, SC_F0-13Bv2, whole genome shotgun sequence genome and encodes:
- the LOC124321050 gene encoding muscle-specific protein 20-like; amino-acid sequence: MLQRQVQAKIFAKRNPEEEREAQEWIEQILGEKFQAPYEDALRDGQILCHLINKLAPGSVPKINTSGAQFKLMENIQKFQKAIMAYGVAELDVFQTVDLWEKKDISQITTTIFALGRTTYKHPEWQGPWLGPKPSEENKREFSDDVIAAGKTAIGLQAGTNKGATQAGQNMGAGRKIILNK